The following coding sequences are from one Desulfobacterales bacterium window:
- a CDS encoding DUF3015 family protein, which yields MKKFIVILCVSMMLVTSAYAGSKENCGCGLGQMALGDQDSLLMQLVVTFLNGICGNQTFGISSGTLGCQKPSTIVLNEQLNIFVADNMDNLAVDIAAGQGETLDALAEIAQIPVEKRGEFNLTLQNNFDSIYLSQDVTNKDVVSKIQSIVESI from the coding sequence ATGAAAAAATTTATCGTTATTTTATGTGTTTCTATGATGTTAGTTACATCAGCTTATGCCGGTTCTAAAGAAAACTGTGGTTGTGGACTTGGACAAATGGCTTTGGGTGACCAAGATTCTCTCTTAATGCAACTTGTAGTTACATTCTTGAATGGTATTTGCGGAAACCAAACCTTTGGAATTAGCTCTGGAACTCTTGGCTGCCAAAAACCATCAACTATCGTATTAAATGAACAATTAAATATCTTCGTAGCGGACAATATGGATAATTTGGCTGTTGATATTGCTGCAGGTCAAGGTGAAACTCTTGACGCATTAGCAGAAATCGCTCAAATTCCTGTTGAAAAAAGAGGCGAATTTAATTTAACTCTTCAAAATAATTTTGACTCTATTTATCTTTCACAAGACGTTACAAATAAAGACGTTGTAAGCAAAATTCAGTCTATTGTAGAATCAATCTAA